The following is a genomic window from Spirosoma foliorum.
TATTCTTATGAAATAATTATCAAATAAAGATCTTATTCAATTAATAAAACTAATTTTCAAAAATGGATATTCAAACAAAGTCCCATATTGTGTATCCCAAAAATGCAGATGCTATTTCAATAATCTTGAAATTAATGGGGGAAGTTTGTAACTTGAACTGCGTCTATTGCTATGAGAAAAGAAAGCCGTATGTTGGCCAAAGAATGCTTGAAACTAAATATATTTCAATGCTTCTCGACAGTTTATACCCGAGTCCGCTTTCCATAGAATTACATGGCGGAGAACCTCTTCTTTATCCAAAAAGCGAATTTGCGAAGGTCTTTGAAATCATCAGATGTTATAAATCACATTGTACAGTACGTATTCAAACTAATGGAACTCTATTAAATGATGCATGGTTGGAATTTTTACTCACTGAATGTCCAAATATTGAAATCGGAATAAGCCTTGACGGTGACTTAGAAGCAAATGGTCATCGTGTAGATTACAAAAAAATAAACTCTTATGAAAGTATCTCCAAATGCTTAAACTATTTATCTGAAAAAGATGTCAATATCGGAGTTATAATGGTAGTTAACAGTATAAATCATGAAAAATTTGTAAACTGTTTGTCTGAATTCTCAAAATATACGTGTATTAAAACCGTAAAATTTGTTCCGTGCTTTGATATCGGTTTATATAAATCAACTGAAGCTAAGGAATGGGCGATCAGTCCAAGGCAGTATGCAGATTTTCTAATTAATTCCTACAAACACTGGCGAGATCAAGATTTATTCAAGAAATTTCTGATAGAGCCTCATTTTGGTGTTATTAAAAAGTTAAATGGAATGTCTACAATAAATTGTCATTATTCTGAAAATAAATGCGCATATGTCTATACACTTTACCCTGGTGGATTAATTGGCTCGTGTGACGAGTTCAACAAAGAAGATAGTATTCTCACTAATGTTAACGAACTAAAACCAGGACAGTTGGTCAACATATTTGCAAAAAGTGATTTGGTAACTAAACTAGATAAATTGTTAGACAAGTGCAGCAAATGTTCATACTTATCAACTTGTGGAGGTGGATGCTTAGCAACGAGAAAGAGATTACACAAGACAGATCAATATGAAGAGTATTGTTCATATCGAATGAGGTTTATAGATTTTATATCAAACGAAATAAACCATGTGGATTGCTAAGAGTAGAGAACCAAATAGAATGCGAAACGTGGAGGCATTTTTAGCT
Proteins encoded in this region:
- a CDS encoding radical SAM/SPASM domain-containing protein, coding for MDIQTKSHIVYPKNADAISIILKLMGEVCNLNCVYCYEKRKPYVGQRMLETKYISMLLDSLYPSPLSIELHGGEPLLYPKSEFAKVFEIIRCYKSHCTVRIQTNGTLLNDAWLEFLLTECPNIEIGISLDGDLEANGHRVDYKKINSYESISKCLNYLSEKDVNIGVIMVVNSINHEKFVNCLSEFSKYTCIKTVKFVPCFDIGLYKSTEAKEWAISPRQYADFLINSYKHWRDQDLFKKFLIEPHFGVIKKLNGMSTINCHYSENKCAYVYTLYPGGLIGSCDEFNKEDSILTNVNELKPGQLVNIFAKSDLVTKLDKLLDKCSKCSYLSTCGGGCLATRKRLHKTDQYEEYCSYRMRFIDFISNEINHVDC